In the genome of Staphylococcus durrellii, one region contains:
- a CDS encoding glycosyl hydrolase family 28-related protein: MEIDAREFGLQGCNAKKDTAALQKALNFAKKRFGTTITVPEGEYYIKKALVIYAGTTLQLQKDTVLKRQGKDAILKNGKRPHRYYGYNGNSYITIKGGILDMNGKACPFNNTAMCIGHAQEITINGVTVKDVVGGHALDACGVNGLHISDCRFVGFNDLKGDRSFSEAVQLDIQVKGAFPKFGATDGTITKNVIIEQCYFGNSATDDMQPWNRAIGSHASRYNQYYENVHIRYNVFEGLKHYALTPLKCKDTYIHHNLFDNCQGGIRYLGIKDGKNAKDLDGIVQPSQAGENLNIYKNEFKGKMKYDAVHVRNYNDVKHKHVTIVQNNFAEVSQTIHAEDIERLIMQDIDERAIKRINIS, from the coding sequence TTGGAAATTGACGCGCGTGAATTTGGCTTACAAGGGTGTAATGCTAAAAAAGACACAGCTGCTTTACAAAAAGCACTTAATTTTGCAAAAAAGCGTTTCGGTACAACAATTACAGTACCTGAAGGTGAATATTATATTAAGAAAGCTTTAGTTATTTATGCGGGAACTACTTTACAACTGCAAAAAGATACGGTTTTAAAGCGTCAAGGTAAAGATGCGATATTAAAAAACGGAAAAAGACCTCATCGTTATTATGGATATAATGGCAATAGTTATATAACGATAAAGGGAGGCATTTTAGATATGAATGGAAAAGCATGTCCATTTAATAATACGGCAATGTGTATTGGTCATGCACAAGAAATAACAATTAATGGCGTAACAGTTAAAGATGTTGTTGGTGGACATGCTTTAGACGCCTGTGGTGTTAATGGTTTACATATAAGTGATTGTCGTTTTGTCGGATTCAACGACTTAAAAGGAGATAGGAGCTTTTCTGAAGCGGTCCAATTAGATATACAAGTTAAGGGTGCTTTTCCCAAATTTGGTGCCACTGATGGAACTATAACCAAAAATGTTATTATTGAACAGTGTTATTTTGGTAATTCAGCTACTGATGATATGCAGCCATGGAATCGTGCGATCGGCTCACATGCAAGTCGTTATAATCAATATTATGAAAATGTACATATACGGTATAATGTTTTTGAAGGTTTAAAACATTATGCATTAACGCCTTTGAAATGCAAAGATACTTATATTCACCATAACTTGTTTGATAATTGCCAAGGTGGCATACGTTACTTAGGTATTAAAGACGGTAAAAACGCTAAAGATCTTGATGGAATAGTGCAGCCTTCTCAAGCAGGGGAAAATTTAAATATTTATAAAAATGAATTTAAGGGCAAAATGAAATATGACGCAGTACATGTAAGAAATTATAATGATGTGAAGCATAAGCATGTGACGATAGTACAAAATAACTTTGCGGAAGTATCGCAAACAATTCATGCAGAAGATATTGAGCGACTTATCATGCAAGATATAGATGAACGGGCGATAAAGAGAATTAATATTAGTTAG
- a CDS encoding type I toxin-antitoxin system Fst family toxin, translating into MLEILVHNMTTVINGCIIALFTHWLRNRKDK; encoded by the coding sequence ATGTTGGAAATCCTTGTTCACAATATGACCACAGTCATCAACGGTTGTATTATTGCGTTATTTACGCATTGGCTGCGTAATCGCAAAGACAAATAG
- a CDS encoding prephenate dehydratase: MNLYYLGPKGTFSYLAAQQYQTEEEATYIPKSNLYEVVSAVSKDNNAIAVVPIENSIEGTINIVADGLTHENIYAKGEIHLDIQFALYGNDHEDASSIEKVYSIAPAISQTSNYIQRHNFDYNYVDSTIKSLEYIAPGIGAIAPLGSGEAYGYYPIEKNIQDYPHNVTRFLVVSNEPQHIEDASDTMLLITPEYDKPGLLANILNTFALFNINLSWIESRPLKTQLGMYHFFVQADVPIGANLDKVVTILTTLDFQVKIIGSFNKIN; encoded by the coding sequence ATGAATTTATATTATTTAGGGCCTAAAGGAACTTTTTCTTATTTAGCGGCTCAACAATATCAAACTGAAGAAGAAGCGACATATATTCCAAAATCTAATTTATACGAAGTTGTTAGTGCAGTATCAAAAGATAATAATGCCATTGCAGTCGTTCCAATAGAAAATTCAATTGAAGGTACGATTAACATAGTGGCTGATGGTTTAACTCATGAAAATATTTACGCTAAAGGCGAAATACATTTAGATATACAATTTGCACTTTATGGTAATGACCATGAAGATGCATCAAGCATTGAAAAAGTATATTCTATCGCCCCTGCAATAAGTCAAACAAGTAATTATATTCAACGTCATAACTTCGATTATAATTATGTGGATAGTACAATTAAAAGTTTGGAATATATCGCACCAGGTATTGGCGCAATCGCACCACTTGGAAGTGGTGAAGCTTATGGCTACTATCCTATCGAAAAAAACATTCAAGATTATCCACATAACGTTACACGCTTTTTAGTCGTAAGTAACGAGCCCCAACATATAGAAGATGCATCGGATACTATGTTACTTATCACGCCTGAATACGATAAGCCAGGTTTGTTAGCCAATATATTAAATACGTTTGCTTTATTTAATATCAACCTATCATGGATTGAATCTCGACCACTTAAAACACAATTAGGTATGTATCACTTTTTTGTTCAAGCCGACGTACCGATAGGGGCTAACTTGGATAAAGTTGTAACCATATTAACTACATTAGATTTCCAAGTAAAAATTATTGGTTCTTTCAACAAAATAAATTAA
- a CDS encoding nitric oxide synthase oxygenase, giving the protein MLNEAKNFIKTMYTELNFKPDDITQRLIEVENEINKTGTYRHTTQELEYGAKMAWRNSNRCIGRFYWQSLTVEDARHIEEEDDFIDKIENHIIQATNNGKIKPYITIFHPEHPPKIYNNQLIRYAGYNDCGDPAEKEVTRLAEHLGWTSQHTQFDVLPLIYKLPNGVMNYHDYPKEIIKEINIEHEQFPKLKQLGLKWYAVPIISNMDLKIGGITYPAAPFNGWYMVNEIAVRNFTDVYRYNLLETVAQAFEFDTLKNNSFNKDRALVELNYAVYYSFKQAGVSIVDHLTASRQFEVFEKNEAKQHREVTGKWSWLVPSLSPTLVSNYHHGYANVMKDPNFHYKKAQSSGCPFH; this is encoded by the coding sequence ATGTTAAACGAAGCAAAAAATTTTATTAAAACAATGTACACTGAATTAAATTTTAAACCTGATGATATTACACAAAGACTAATAGAAGTTGAAAACGAAATTAACAAAACTGGAACTTATCGTCATACAACACAAGAGCTTGAATACGGTGCAAAAATGGCGTGGCGTAATTCCAATCGCTGTATTGGTAGATTTTACTGGCAGTCGTTAACAGTAGAAGATGCTCGTCATATAGAAGAGGAAGATGATTTTATCGACAAAATAGAAAATCATATCATACAAGCTACAAATAACGGCAAAATTAAACCGTACATTACTATATTTCATCCAGAGCATCCACCAAAAATTTATAATAACCAATTAATACGTTATGCAGGTTATAATGATTGTGGTGATCCTGCAGAAAAAGAAGTCACTCGTTTAGCAGAACATTTAGGATGGACTAGTCAACATACACAATTCGATGTGTTGCCATTAATTTATAAATTACCAAACGGTGTCATGAACTATCACGACTATCCAAAAGAAATAATAAAAGAAATAAATATTGAACATGAACAATTCCCCAAATTAAAACAACTGGGTTTAAAATGGTATGCGGTACCAATAATTTCAAATATGGATTTAAAGATTGGTGGTATTACTTATCCCGCTGCACCATTTAACGGTTGGTACATGGTCAATGAAATAGCCGTTCGAAATTTCACCGACGTTTATCGCTATAATTTATTGGAAACTGTTGCACAAGCTTTTGAATTTGATACACTTAAAAATAATTCGTTCAATAAGGATCGTGCTTTAGTCGAATTAAATTACGCAGTGTACTATTCATTTAAACAGGCAGGCGTTTCTATTGTTGATCATTTAACTGCTTCAAGACAATTTGAAGTTTTTGAAAAAAACGAAGCAAAACAGCACAGAGAAGTGACAGGTAAATGGTCATGGCTAGTACCTTCGTTATCTCCAACGCTTGTTTCTAATTATCACCATGGTTATGCAAATGTTATGAAAGATCCAAATTTCCATTATAAAAAAGCACAATCATCCGGTTGTCCTTTTCATTAA
- a CDS encoding nicotinate phosphoribosyltransferase, protein MYQYKDDTFTLHNDLYQINMAETYWNDGIHERLAVFDLYFRNMPFNSGYAVFNGLKRVIEYINSFQFSQTDIDYLKSIGYKEDFLNYLATLKFTGNIRSMQEGELCFGNEPLIRVEAPLIQAQLIETMLLNIVNFHTLISTKASRIRHVANNDILMEFGTRRAQEADAALWGARAAYIGGFNSTSNVRAGKLFNIPVSGTHAHAMVQAYGDEYVAFKKYAERHKDCVFLVDTFHTLKSGVPNAIRVAKELGDKINFIGIRLDSGDIAYLSKEARNMLDEAGFTNAKIIVSNDLDEETISSLKTQGAKVDSWGVGTKLITGYDQPALGAVYKLVAIEDEEGNYSDRIKLSNNAEKVTTPGKKNVYRIINKKTQKAEGDYITLQNEEPNEETPLKLFHPVHTYKMKFIKSFIAKDLHHDIFKNGELVYNLPDEQTAQAYLQDSLSHFWEENKRYLNPQEYPVDLSTLCWENKHKRIFEVAEHVKKMEEEHE, encoded by the coding sequence GTGTACCAATATAAAGATGACACGTTTACACTACACAATGATTTGTATCAAATAAATATGGCAGAAACTTACTGGAATGATGGGATACATGAAAGACTCGCTGTCTTTGATTTATATTTTAGAAATATGCCATTTAATAGTGGATATGCAGTATTTAATGGATTGAAGCGTGTAATTGAGTATATTAATTCTTTTCAATTCTCACAAACTGATATAGATTATTTAAAATCAATCGGTTATAAAGAGGATTTTTTAAATTATTTGGCAACTTTAAAATTTACCGGCAACATACGATCAATGCAAGAAGGTGAACTATGTTTTGGTAACGAGCCATTAATTAGAGTAGAAGCCCCATTAATTCAAGCACAATTAATTGAAACGATGTTATTAAATATTGTTAACTTTCATACATTAATTTCTACCAAAGCTAGCCGTATTAGACATGTTGCTAATAATGATATTTTGATGGAATTTGGTACACGTAGGGCCCAAGAAGCGGATGCGGCATTATGGGGAGCAAGAGCAGCTTATATAGGAGGATTTAACTCTACAAGCAATGTTCGCGCAGGTAAATTATTCAATATACCAGTGTCTGGGACACACGCACACGCTATGGTACAGGCATATGGTGATGAATATGTAGCTTTTAAAAAATACGCCGAACGTCATAAAGATTGTGTCTTTTTAGTGGACACTTTCCATACCCTAAAGTCTGGGGTACCCAATGCTATAAGAGTAGCCAAAGAATTAGGTGATAAAATTAACTTTATAGGAATTCGCTTAGACTCTGGGGATATTGCTTATTTATCAAAAGAAGCACGTAACATGCTAGATGAAGCTGGTTTTACTAATGCTAAAATTATCGTTTCAAATGATTTAGACGAAGAAACGATTTCTAGTTTAAAAACGCAGGGTGCGAAAGTAGATTCTTGGGGTGTAGGTACTAAATTAATTACTGGCTACGATCAACCTGCATTAGGCGCCGTTTACAAGCTTGTTGCTATTGAAGATGAAGAAGGTAATTATTCAGACAGAATTAAATTATCTAATAATGCTGAAAAAGTAACGACACCAGGCAAGAAAAACGTTTATCGAATTATAAATAAAAAAACGCAAAAAGCTGAAGGTGACTACATTACATTACAAAATGAAGAGCCTAATGAAGAAACGCCATTGAAATTATTCCATCCAGTACATACGTACAAAATGAAGTTTATTAAGTCTTTTATCGCTAAAGATTTACATCATGATATTTTTAAAAATGGCGAATTAGTATATAATTTACCAGATGAACAAACGGCTCAAGCGTATTTACAAGATAGCTTGTCTCATTTTTGGGAAGAAAATAAACGTTATCTAAATCCACAAGAGTATCCGGTAGATTTAAGTACACTTTGCTGGGAAAATAAACATAAGCGTATTTTTGAAGTAGCAGAGCATGTTAAAAAAATGGAGGAAGAACATGAGTAA